A region of the Dasypus novemcinctus isolate mDasNov1 chromosome X, mDasNov1.1.hap2, whole genome shotgun sequence genome:
TTCCTTGCCACTGAGGATCTTTTACTACTTGAATCATGACTGGCCATTTGGGCCTGGCTTCTGCATGTTCTGTTTCTATCTGAAGTATGTAAACATGTATGCAAGCATCTACTTCTTGGTCTGCATCAGTGTGAGGCGATTTTGGTTTCTCATGTACCCCTTTCGTTTCCAGGActgcaaaaaaaaatatgacctTTACATCAGTATTGCTGGCTGGTTGGTCATTTGCCTTGCCTGTCTGCTCTTTCCTCTTCTCAGAATCAGTGATGATACCCTGGgcaacaaaaccaaatgttttGTGGATCTTCCTACCAGGAATGTCAATCTTACCCACTCAATTGCCATGATGACTATTGGCGAGTTGATTGGATTTGTTACTCCTCTTCTTATCATCCTGTATTGTACCTGGAAGACAGTTTTATCACTGCAAGATAATTATCCTGTGGTCCAAGATcttggagagaaaaagaaagccttGAAGATGATTTTAACCTGTGCGGGGGTATTCCTAATTTGTTTTGCACCTTATCACTTCAGTTTTCCTTTAGATTTCCTGGTCAAATCCAATGAAATTAAAAGCTGCCTAGCCAGAAGGGTGATTCTGATATTTCATTCTGTAGCCCTGTGTCTTGCTAGTCTAAATTCCTGCTTTGACCCAATCATATACTACTTCACCACTAATGAGTTCAGAAGACGGCTTTCAAGACAAGATTTGCCTGATAGCATCCAACTCCATGCAAAACCC
Encoded here:
- the GPR174 gene encoding probable G-protein coupled receptor 174, which gives rise to MLVNATCTGPDGENTDFRYFIYAITYTVILVPGLIGNILALWIFYGYMKETKKAVIFMINLAIADLLQVLSLPLRIFYYLNHDWPFGPGFCMFCFYLKYVNMYASIYFLVCISVRRFWFLMYPFRFQDCKKKYDLYISIAGWLVICLACLLFPLLRISDDTLGNKTKCFVDLPTRNVNLTHSIAMMTIGELIGFVTPLLIILYCTWKTVLSLQDNYPVVQDLGEKKKALKMILTCAGVFLICFAPYHFSFPLDFLVKSNEIKSCLARRVILIFHSVALCLASLNSCFDPIIYYFTTNEFRRRLSRQDLPDSIQLHAKPFMGTHTTSTMTTELC